One genomic window of Sulfuricurvum sp. includes the following:
- a CDS encoding hydrogenase-4 component G, whose product MQIGTSQSTINPYTQSGVTLTETDKADFKEKVKSGEISAKALSQAYLVQFSQTVETYSAGNLEAQSAPFDLNKIKDILKSIDYNAIGYTGKAISDMTPDEAKALVSEDGYFGITQTSARLSDFVLNGGGDNVDKLKAGREGIINGFNEAEKMWGGKLPDISYQTLDKALAKIDEKITALGGSILDTTA is encoded by the coding sequence ATGCAAATCGGAACATCACAATCCACTATCAATCCGTACACACAAAGCGGTGTGACACTCACTGAAACCGATAAAGCGGATTTCAAAGAGAAAGTAAAAAGCGGCGAAATATCCGCAAAAGCACTCTCTCAGGCGTACCTGGTCCAATTCAGCCAAACAGTTGAAACCTACTCCGCCGGGAATTTAGAGGCACAAAGCGCCCCATTTGATCTGAACAAGATTAAAGATATTTTGAAATCGATTGATTACAACGCCATCGGATATACCGGGAAAGCCATTTCGGATATGACACCGGATGAAGCAAAAGCATTGGTAAGTGAAGATGGGTATTTCGGCATCACACAAACCTCTGCACGGCTCAGTGATTTTGTCCTAAACGGCGGTGGAGACAACGTTGATAAACTCAAAGCCGGACGAGAAGGGATTATAAACGGGTTTAATGAAGCTGAAAAAATGTGGGGAGGAAAGCTGCCTGATATCTCCTATCAGACTCTCGATAAAGCTCTGGCTAAAATCGATGAAAAAATTACCGCTTTAGGCGGCAGTATACTAGACACTACCGCTTAA
- a CDS encoding efflux RND transporter periplasmic adaptor subunit — MTKNSDTIEKTLGLGENPAPKKWKKIFIALFLLLVIGAAIVIEMKRNKKDDVAFITVPYKTQDLTTSVSATGNLEPTNTVDVGIEVSGTISEVLVDYNDRVHVNQPMARLDTTKLMAVETSSKSNWMKFQANEQSAKATLDNAVIENDRVQKMYASTQGNYPSRKDMQSALTALEQAKAGLAAAKAQVAQSFAQLKTDQDNLKKAVVVSPIEGIVLSRKIEPGQTVVASMQTPVLFTLAEDLTKMKAIVSVDEADIGGVKENQEVQFSVDAYPNRVFEGKITQLRMNSEIVNGVVTYEAVVEVQNNDLLLRPGMTANASIITGLFKNVPVVPNAALRFTPPATDKNDKKKHATNGDDKGNYVWILKNKTPVKIKVDIGQSNGIMSIVKSSSLKIGDQIITGVEE, encoded by the coding sequence ATGACCAAAAATTCTGATACCATCGAAAAGACACTCGGACTGGGAGAGAACCCCGCTCCGAAGAAATGGAAAAAAATCTTTATTGCCCTCTTCTTGCTTCTGGTGATCGGTGCTGCAATCGTAATCGAAATGAAGCGAAACAAAAAAGATGACGTTGCTTTTATCACTGTCCCTTACAAAACTCAGGATCTTACTACATCAGTCTCCGCTACCGGTAATTTAGAGCCGACGAATACCGTAGATGTCGGGATTGAGGTTTCCGGAACCATTAGCGAGGTACTGGTAGACTACAATGACCGTGTACATGTCAACCAACCAATGGCAAGGCTGGATACGACCAAACTTATGGCGGTTGAAACCAGTTCTAAATCCAACTGGATGAAATTTCAGGCTAATGAACAAAGTGCCAAAGCTACTTTGGATAATGCAGTCATCGAAAACGATCGGGTGCAAAAAATGTATGCATCCACTCAGGGGAATTATCCTTCCCGTAAAGATATGCAATCTGCCTTAACTGCCCTCGAACAGGCGAAAGCCGGACTTGCTGCCGCCAAAGCACAGGTTGCCCAATCGTTCGCCCAGCTTAAAACCGATCAAGATAATCTCAAAAAAGCGGTCGTGGTTTCTCCGATCGAGGGGATCGTTCTCAGCCGAAAAATAGAACCAGGACAAACCGTCGTCGCATCGATGCAGACTCCGGTCTTGTTTACACTTGCCGAAGACCTAACGAAGATGAAAGCGATCGTCAGTGTTGATGAAGCTGATATCGGCGGTGTCAAAGAGAATCAGGAAGTGCAATTCAGTGTCGATGCCTATCCTAATCGGGTGTTCGAAGGTAAAATTACTCAATTGCGGATGAACTCTGAAATCGTCAACGGTGTCGTCACGTATGAAGCGGTCGTGGAAGTTCAAAATAATGATCTTCTTTTACGTCCCGGAATGACTGCCAATGCGTCTATTATTACCGGCCTATTTAAAAATGTTCCGGTAGTCCCTAATGCGGCATTGCGGTTTACCCCTCCCGCCACTGACAAAAATGATAAGAAAAAACATGCTACGAATGGAGACGACAAAGGAAACTATGTTTGGATATTAAAAAACAAAACTCCTGTAAAAATCAAAGTCGATATCGGACAATCCAACGGAATCATGAGTATTGTTAAGAGTTCATCGTTGAAAATCGGAGATCAAATCATCACCGGAGTTGAAGAATAA
- a CDS encoding ABC transporter ATP-binding protein, which translates to MTHSDTPVIELRGTKKYYGTGDATAYALRGVDLKIYQGEFVAIMGPSGSGKSTAMNIIGCLDTPSEGQYLFEGIDVGSLSRDQRAILRRNYIGFIFQGFNLLGKTSAIENVELPLLYRGVPASERRKTGMEALLSVGLEKVAHHTPGELSGGQQQRVAIARAIVTNPLVLLADEPTGNLDTAKSIEVMELLSSFNRDHGITVIMVTHESDMAAYATRTIHFRDGVIDNTEHKAIP; encoded by the coding sequence ATGACACACTCTGATACTCCGGTCATCGAACTTAGAGGAACCAAAAAATATTACGGAACGGGGGACGCCACTGCCTATGCTCTGCGCGGAGTGGATCTGAAAATATATCAGGGTGAGTTTGTAGCGATCATGGGGCCAAGCGGGTCGGGAAAATCGACAGCCATGAACATCATAGGATGCCTCGATACTCCGAGCGAGGGGCAATACCTTTTTGAAGGGATAGACGTCGGTTCACTCAGCCGTGATCAGAGGGCGATATTGCGACGCAACTACATCGGATTTATCTTTCAAGGTTTCAATTTATTGGGCAAAACGTCCGCTATTGAAAATGTGGAGCTTCCGCTTCTGTATCGGGGGGTTCCCGCGTCAGAACGCCGTAAAACGGGTATGGAGGCACTTCTCAGTGTCGGGCTTGAAAAAGTTGCTCATCATACTCCCGGAGAACTCTCCGGCGGGCAGCAGCAGCGTGTTGCCATCGCTCGGGCTATTGTTACCAATCCGTTGGTATTGCTTGCAGATGAGCCGACCGGTAATCTCGATACGGCGAAAAGTATAGAGGTGATGGAACTGCTGAGTTCGTTTAACCGCGATCACGGCATTACGGTCATCATGGTAACCCATGAAAGCGACATGGCCGCCTATGCAACCCGTACGATCCACTTTCGAGACGGTGTTATCGACAATACCGAACATAAGGCAATCCCATGA
- a CDS encoding ABC transporter permease — protein sequence MIWNAFILALREIRRSVMRSVLTTLGIVIGVASVIAMVMLGDATTAYVTNSISKLGSNMLIIRPGQDRHGPGGGDATAKRFTHDDVTAISREIGGLKGVAPVSSKGMQVVYGNQNYSTSIDGSNNDYFIVKDWTFESGRNFTAAELQGGKAVCVIGETIRKELFGDQNPLDASIRLENFSCQVVGLLHPKGASMFGSDQDDVIVVPIRMFQRRISGNQEIATIMLSAKNASSVENIKNGVTALIRERRHIHLGDEDDFNVRDLREVVQTLSSTTKMLTLLLGAVAAISLLVGGIGIMNIMLVSVTERTREIGIRLAIGALEHEVLLQFLVEAVVLSSLGGIIGMILGIGIGIGINLYFDLPFVFNTSIVIIAFFFSTIVGIVFGYFPARKAARLNPIDALRHE from the coding sequence ATGATTTGGAATGCCTTTATTTTAGCACTTCGTGAAATCCGCCGCAGCGTCATGCGCTCCGTCTTGACAACACTGGGGATAGTAATCGGGGTTGCATCGGTTATCGCGATGGTCATGTTGGGAGATGCCACAACGGCCTACGTCACCAACAGTATTTCCAAACTCGGCAGCAACATGCTCATCATCCGCCCCGGACAAGACCGTCACGGACCGGGCGGCGGAGATGCTACGGCAAAACGGTTTACCCATGATGATGTTACGGCAATTTCTCGTGAAATCGGCGGGCTAAAAGGGGTAGCTCCCGTCTCTTCAAAAGGGATGCAGGTCGTATATGGGAATCAAAACTATTCTACCTCCATCGACGGTAGCAACAACGACTATTTTATCGTTAAAGATTGGACGTTTGAATCGGGACGAAATTTTACTGCCGCCGAACTTCAGGGGGGAAAAGCCGTTTGTGTAATCGGAGAAACGATCCGAAAAGAACTTTTCGGTGATCAAAATCCTCTGGATGCTTCGATCCGTCTTGAAAACTTTTCATGTCAGGTCGTCGGACTGCTCCACCCTAAAGGAGCCTCTATGTTCGGATCGGATCAAGATGATGTCATCGTCGTCCCGATCCGAATGTTTCAACGCCGTATCAGCGGTAATCAGGAAATTGCGACCATCATGCTTTCCGCCAAAAATGCTTCCAGTGTTGAAAATATAAAAAACGGTGTTACAGCCTTGATACGGGAACGTCGTCACATACATTTAGGAGATGAAGATGATTTCAATGTCCGAGATCTCCGTGAAGTAGTCCAAACTCTCTCATCCACAACCAAAATGCTCACCTTATTACTCGGTGCCGTCGCAGCAATCAGTCTGCTCGTCGGAGGGATCGGGATTATGAATATTATGCTCGTTTCCGTTACCGAACGAACACGTGAAATCGGGATACGGCTCGCAATCGGTGCATTGGAGCATGAGGTATTGCTTCAATTTTTGGTAGAAGCGGTCGTACTCTCTTCACTGGGAGGAATCATCGGTATGATATTAGGGATAGGCATCGGAATCGGCATCAACCTCTATTTTGACCTGCCGTTCGTCTTTAATACCTCAATTGTCATTATCGCTTTTTTCTTTTCGACAATTGTCGGAATCGTATTCGGCTATTTTCCTGCCCGTAAAGCGGCGCGCCTAAATCCGATCGATGCTTTACGTCATGAGTGA